The Microcystis aeruginosa NIES-843 sequence TCTCCTAGAAAGAATAGTGGCCGTGATTACTTTTTGTCTGTTGGGTTCGACTCTGGGAATATATGCTTGGACGGTATATATTCCCAAGGTTTGGGACAAAGAATTTGGTAAACTGGAAACACTGCAACGTCACGAGCGCAATCTTTTGGCCACCAATGAAACCCTTAAACATCAACTAGCTCAACAAGCAGAAAAACCCGAAACCGGATTAACTCATCCCCAACCCTTCCAAACTATCTTTTTACAGCGTAAATCTGCCCCTAACCTGAAACCGGCCAACGCTTCTCAACCCCAATCTACCGTCAATTCTCGACCGAGAAGTGCCTATTAACAGTTATCAGTTAACAGTTAACAGTTATCAGTGGGGAAGTTAACAGTTAGCAGTTATCAGTTAAGTGGGGAGGCACAATTATGTGTAGGATGGGTTAGCGGTAGCGTAACATAATCGGGCGTTGGGTTTCATGCTTCAACCCAACCTACGTTCATCTTATATTTAATTCCACCCACCCACTTATCAGTTATCAGTGGGTAAGTTAACAGTTATCAGATGTGAGTTTTTAAGTGTACTGATTACTGTTTACTGTTTACTGTTTACTGCTCACTGTTTACTGTTTACTGCTCACTGATTACTGCTTACTGATTACTGATTACTGCTCACTGATAACTGAAAGATACTGCTCATGACTGACACAAAAAGACCCAGATTTAGAGGTAAAAAAACTCGATCGCCCTCTGGCAGGATCCAGGACAGAAAGTCCTATTTAAACGCCAAAAAACGGCAAAAAAAGTTAAAAAATTTGCCTTTGAGTAACGGGCGATTGGTGGCGGTGTGGTTGATTTTAGTCATGGGTATTGTGGGTTTAGCTTGGCGATTGTACCAACTGCAAATAGTACAAGGACAGGAATTGCAAAAAAGAGCCAGACAACAGCAAACTACCAGTATTAGACCCTATATTCCCCGACGGGCGATCGTCGATAGTAATGGTAATGTTTTGGCGACCGATCGCTTGATTTATACTCTTTATGTACACCCAAAACTGTTTGCGATTCCGCCGGCAGAAGTGGCTGATAAATTAGCTCCTTTATTAAATATTCCCAGTAATCAACTGATTCAAAAATTTAAAGAAAAAGAAACAGGAATTCGTTTAGCCAATCAATTAACCGAATCCGTGGCTAGGGGCTTAAAACAATTATCTCTTGACGGTGTAGAATTAGAGGAAAAGTACGCTCGTTATTATCCCCAAGACGATGTGGCAGCCGACGTGATTGGCTATGTAGATAAAGAACATCGTGGTCAAGCAGGATTAGAGAGAGGTTCCAGTCAGTTATTAGAAAGAGATCCCTTTTCTGTCAATACAAGACGCATGGGAGACGGGCGAATTTTACCAGCTTTTGTTCCCCATGGTATCTTTCAATTTGATGAATTACAGTTAGAAGTAACCCTCGATTTAAAACTACAAAGAGCGGCGCGGACGGCCCTACGAGAACAGCTAAAAAAATTTAATGCTAAACGGGGAGCCGTCATCGTCATGGACTCCCTTGATGGTTCTCTTTTAGCCCTAGTTTGTGAGCCAACTTTTAACCCCAACGAATACTATAAAGCCAATGTGGCTCTATTTAAAAATTGGACCGTAGCCGATCAGTACGAACCGGGGTCAACTTTTAAACCAATTATTGTCGCCATGGCCATGGAAGCGGGGGCAATTAAAGCTAATACGGTAGTCAATGATCCAGGGGCAATTACTGTCGGTCCCTGGACGATTAAAAATGCCTCTAAACAGGGTTATGGGGCGCTAGATATGGCCCGAGTCCTACAAACCTCTAGTAACGTGGCCATGGTGCAAATTGCCCAAAAAATGGGGCGAGTTGATTTCTATAAAAGTTTATTAGGATTGGACATAAATCAAAGGGTTGGTGTAGATTTACCCGGAGAAGTATCAGGATATCTCAAACCTGAACAAGAATTTCTGGATAATGCCATTGAATCGGCCACCGCTTCCTTTGGTCAAGGTTTATCCCTAACGCCTTTAAAATTAGTACAATTGCACGGTGCGCTGGCCAATGGTGGCACCCTGGTGACTCCCCATGTGATCAAAGGATTAGCCGACGACCGCGGCCGTTTGCACTGGCAGCCCGATTATCCAAGCAAAAAAGTCTTTTCTCCCACCGTGGCCCGGCAAGTGGTGGAAATGATGGAAACCGTCGTCAGCAAGGGGACGGGGGTAGCGGCCCAAATCCCCGGTTATCGCATCGGAGGCAAAACGGGAACCGCACAAAAAGCTAGTCCGACGGGGGGTTATCTACCTAACGCCAAAATTACCAGTTTTGTCGCGATTTTACCGATCGAATCGCCCCGTTATGTGGTTTTGGTGGTGGTGGATGAACCCAAGGGTGCCAATACTTTTGGCTCCACTGTTGCCGCTCCTGTGGCAAAAACGGTGATGAATACGCTCATTTCCCTCAAAGGTATCCCCCCCACCTCCAAGGTCGTTCCGGCGGGTTCTGCGACCAATAAACCCCCGCGGCACGATTAATTTAAGTCTTTTTGAAAGAGGCTTTATTTAGGGTTTGCTGAAAAAGTTTGTTGGTGGGGTTAGGAGTCAGGAGTCGGTCGTCAGTAGCCGGTCGTCGGGAGTTTCAGGCTTTGTTGCCCTCTCTTTTTTGTACCAACCCATGTACTATAATAAGGATAATGCCAGGTTTTTGATGGTCCCAATCCGATTTTTTGGCACTAACATCGGATTTTAACAGGTCAAAAGCCTTATTTTAAAAGGGTTTTACCATTATTCAGCAAGCCCTAAATAGGCTAAAAAAGTCTCTAACATCCCTCTAGATTGATTATCTGGCATCATCCACACACCGAATTTTATCCCCGATTCTAGAGTCATAATTAATCCCGCTGCTGGTAAATTTTGAGGTAAGCTAGGTATATTTGGTAAACAGGCATTATATAAACTTTTCCAACGATTATCAGGTTCTTCGTCCGCATCTATGATAATTCCTAAATGAGTTAGTCCGTTAGGAGTTTTTAGTTGC is a genomic window containing:
- a CDS encoding peptidoglycan D,D-transpeptidase FtsI family protein, which translates into the protein MTDTKRPRFRGKKTRSPSGRIQDRKSYLNAKKRQKKLKNLPLSNGRLVAVWLILVMGIVGLAWRLYQLQIVQGQELQKRARQQQTTSIRPYIPRRAIVDSNGNVLATDRLIYTLYVHPKLFAIPPAEVADKLAPLLNIPSNQLIQKFKEKETGIRLANQLTESVARGLKQLSLDGVELEEKYARYYPQDDVAADVIGYVDKEHRGQAGLERGSSQLLERDPFSVNTRRMGDGRILPAFVPHGIFQFDELQLEVTLDLKLQRAARTALREQLKKFNAKRGAVIVMDSLDGSLLALVCEPTFNPNEYYKANVALFKNWTVADQYEPGSTFKPIIVAMAMEAGAIKANTVVNDPGAITVGPWTIKNASKQGYGALDMARVLQTSSNVAMVQIAQKMGRVDFYKSLLGLDINQRVGVDLPGEVSGYLKPEQEFLDNAIESATASFGQGLSLTPLKLVQLHGALANGGTLVTPHVIKGLADDRGRLHWQPDYPSKKVFSPTVARQVVEMMETVVSKGTGVAAQIPGYRIGGKTGTAQKASPTGGYLPNAKITSFVAILPIESPRYVVLVVVDEPKGANTFGSTVAAPVAKTVMNTLISLKGIPPTSKVVPAGSATNKPPRHD
- a CDS encoding DUF3226 domain-containing protein; its protein translation is MPKIETKKLLVEGAEELRVIPQLMAANGVTWNRGEEPLNIINCDGVENLLKPKYISTQLKTPNGLTHLGIIIDADEEPDNRWKSLYNACLPNIPSLPQNLPAAGLIMTLESGIKFGVWMMPDNQSRGMLETFLAYLGLAE